The Macaca nemestrina isolate mMacNem1 chromosome 6, mMacNem.hap1, whole genome shotgun sequence genome window below encodes:
- the LOC105466898 gene encoding serine protease inhibitor Kazal-type 7 — protein sequence MKIIGSLLLLCTVFYFCSSSEAASLSSKKVDCSIYKKYPVVAIPCPITYLPVCGSDYITYGNECHLCTESLKSNGRVQFLHDGSC from the exons ATGAAGATCATTGGGAGTCTCCTTCTGCTCTGCACAGTGTTCTATTTCTGTAGCAGCTCGG AAGCTGCTAGTCTGTCTTCAAAAAAA GTGGACTGCAGCATTTACAAGAAGTATCCAGTGGTGGCCATCCCCTGTCCCATCACATACCTGCCAGTTTGTGGTTCTGACTACATCACCTATGGGAATGAATGTCACTTGTGTACTGAGAGCTT GAAAAGTAATGGAAGAGTTCAGTTTCTTCACGATGGAAGTTGCTAA